One region of Eupeodes corollae chromosome 1, idEupCoro1.1, whole genome shotgun sequence genomic DNA includes:
- the LOC129942588 gene encoding uncharacterized protein LOC129942588 — protein MAKVLVASKIIIWDECTTAHKRALEALDRTLKDLCNDSRCFRGAMILLSGDFRQTLPVIPRSTAADEINACLKASNLWRYIKKLQLSVVLLNDLSADDFSKQLLTIGTGRVPVDKSNGLISFPPNFFNFVSPKDELINKVFPDTIANHKNTKWLSE, from the coding sequence ATGGCCAAAGTTTTAGtagcatcaaaaatcatcatatgGGACGAATGCACAACGGCGCACAAACGAGCATTGGAAGCACTAGACCGAACATTAAAAGATCTGTGCAATGACTCTAGATGTTTTCGTGGTGCAATGATTTTATTATCTGGCGATTTCCGACAAACACTACCAGTCATTCCAAGATCTACTGCTGCCGACGAAATAAACGCTTGCCTCAAAGCATCAAATCTGTGGCGATATATAAAGAAACTTCAATTGTCTGTTGTATTGTTGAACGATCTATCTGCTGATGATTTCTCGAAGCAATTGCTGACTATCGGTACTGGCCGTGTTCCTGTTGACAAATCGAACGGTTTGATTTcatttcctccaaattttttcaatttcgtaTCACCAAAAGACGAACTTATCAACAAAGTATTCCCGGATACCATTGCTAACCACAAAAATACTAAATGGTTAAGTGAGTGA